The following is a genomic window from Paenibacillus thiaminolyticus.
GCAACTTCAGCGGGTTCAACGGACTATTCGGTTCGTACCGGTCGCTCCGGTTCGGATGGTTCGAGGATGGTCAGGGCGGAATTACGCACGGATACTTGATGCCGAACGCGAAGGACGCGGTGGCATTCCTGGCGCGAGGCTACAAGGAGGGGCTCTTTAGCCCCGATTATACAATTAAGAAGGGCACGCAGACCAGCGAGGACTTCCAGACCGGCAAAGCGGGCATTATCGGCAACTGGACGTATACCGCCTTCACGAAGAGCTGGTTCGACAAAGCGTACAGCATCAACAAAGATTTCCGCGTCGCCCCGATTCCACCGCTGACGGCCCCGGACGGCTATAAGGGCTACGGCAAGTATCACGGCTTCTACGGGTTCTTCGTTATGCCGGCCAGTCTGGGCAAGGATGAGGGGAAGGTGAAGAAGCTGCTCTCTATCCTGGACGACCAGATCGGCGACGAAGGCGCCGAGTTCATGAAATGGGGCGTGGAGAACGACCATTTCAAAGTAGAGAACGGCGAGAAAATGCTGACGGACAAAGGCTTGACCGAAGGCACGGGCAAATATTTGCTGACGAACCATGCGGCCGAAGGAGAATGGATCTACAACCCGGACGATACGGACGAACTGAAGAAAATGAAGGACGAGTCATTCAAGGTAGCCATGGAAGGCGAGCCGTACAGCGATCAGTCGGTCGGCTTGTTCTCGCCGACATACAGTGAAAAAGGGAAGGAGCTTGACCAGTACTTGACGGACCAAGTGAATAAGATCATTCTTGGCGAGCGTCCGGTGGACGATTACGACAAGGTGATTCAAGAGTGGAAGGACAGAGGCGGCGAGCAGGTCGTCAAGGAATTCAACGAGGCGTACCAGAAGCGGAAGAACGGCTGATCGTTCAGCCGGGGCTGCTGTAGTTGCAAAAGCCGCCATGCGCTGACTGTCGTGCACCGCCGCGGTTGGCGGTTGGGGTGCGCAGCTGACGTGGGCTTCCGCCGTCCGCGGCTGTCGTGCACGGCCGCGGTAGGCAGCCGGCGTTAGCAGGGCGGCGTGTGCTGCCGGTGTAGGCAGTCTGCGTTAATTGGCAGGTGTGTGCCGACGCAGATGGCATCAGGCGTGCGCTGACTGTCGTGTGCTGCCACGTTTGGCAGCTGATGTTCTTGGCCGGCGTGAGCTGTCGCGGATCGCCTCTGGCGTTCGTTGGCCGGCGCGCTGCCGCGGTTCGCGGCGCGAAGGCCGCAGGCGCGCAGCCTGAGCCGTATGCCCTGAGGCACGTGTCCGCAGGCGAACGTCCACAACCACAGGCGCGTCGCCACAAGTGCATGACCGCAGTTGCGCGGCTATCAAGCGTACGGCGGCATGAAAGGAGTGAATATCTGTGTTAATGCGCGCAAGAAGCGGGGATCGGTGGTTCAACTTCATTAATATAACACTGCTCATCGTTTTGGCGGTCATTACGATCCTGCCTATCATTCACGTCTTCGCGATGTCGTTCGCGACGACAGAGGAGTCCCTGTCCGGCCGGTTCATCCTCTGGCCGTCGACCTGGACGACGGAGGCTTACCGCTACATTTTCGATACGGGCGTCTTCTTCCTGTCGTTGAAAAATACGGTGTGGCTGACGGTCGTCGGCACGTTCATCAATGTGATTCTGACGGCGCTGCTGGCTTATGTATGCTCCCGGCCGCAATTCAGCGCCCGGCGGGTCATCATGTTCCTGGTGCTGTTCACGATGCTGTTCGGGGGCGGCATGATCCCGACCTATCTGATTGTGAAGGGGACCGGGCTCA
Proteins encoded in this region:
- a CDS encoding extracellular solute-binding protein, yielding MQFKGRKIVSLLLACSMAVGLLTACGGGGGTKESNADGGQSAGDEGKKYSVSAMNILYGAAPPTTNSSGIKAIEERYGIEFKYIPVAAGDYANKIGVTVASGDMPDLMLLEDTNANYFSWAGNGMFLPIEDYIKDYPNLSKIPQEIWDMLTYEGHIYGVPRLRGIPFQTMVIRQDWLDKLGLKMPATYDELYTVMKAFAENDPDGNGKKDTYGFALDGNFSGFNGLFGSYRSLRFGWFEDGQGGITHGYLMPNAKDAVAFLARGYKEGLFSPDYTIKKGTQTSEDFQTGKAGIIGNWTYTAFTKSWFDKAYSINKDFRVAPIPPLTAPDGYKGYGKYHGFYGFFVMPASLGKDEGKVKKLLSILDDQIGDEGAEFMKWGVENDHFKVENGEKMLTDKGLTEGTGKYLLTNHAAEGEWIYNPDDTDELKKMKDESFKVAMEGEPYSDQSVGLFSPTYSEKGKELDQYLTDQVNKIILGERPVDDYDKVIQEWKDRGGEQVVKEFNEAYQKRKNG